A genome region from Pseudomonas sp. S06B 330 includes the following:
- the peaA gene encoding quinohemoprotein amine dehydrogenase subunit alpha, with amino-acid sequence MKRKLRTGLSASLLVMAGAIALHSPYSLAARDAQTILKETCQGCHTPEADNALSRISHQRKTPEGWLMSIARMQTMHGLQISDDDRRTLVKYLADTQGLAPSETEGVRYALERRLNTVETFDEQTSQMCGRCHSGARVALQRRPAQEWERLVNFHLGHWPSLEYQALSRDRDWFELARKEMVPLLAKRYPLDNPAWKNWLSSAPKAQALVGDWSFSGHLPGKGELAGVMSVSADGSDTFKVSVKGQYADGSPFNGDGSAILYSGYEWRGNVSLDGVTMRQVFAAQGSAMQGRMFEAEHDERGLDFVAAKQGSSRLLAVQPGYLKAGSETEVTLIGSGLTGQPSFGKGVDVVEVLEQTPARLRVKLKAAENAQPGLRNVTVGTLSGPTLSVYSNIAEVKVVPAFSVARIGDGGGSTPKVQGRFDAEAWGKDVDGKPYRIGVFPAQWSVQAFDDRAKEDEDVKFAGTIQADTGVFTPGDAGPNPARKMSTNNAGNLKVIAAVDDAGTSLTGEGHMIVTVQRWNNPPIP; translated from the coding sequence ATGAAGAGAAAACTCCGAACAGGCCTGAGCGCCAGCCTGCTAGTCATGGCGGGTGCTATTGCGCTGCATTCGCCCTACAGCCTGGCAGCCCGCGACGCCCAGACCATCCTCAAGGAAACCTGTCAAGGCTGTCACACGCCCGAAGCTGACAATGCCCTGAGCCGCATCAGTCATCAGCGCAAGACCCCGGAAGGGTGGCTGATGAGCATTGCCCGGATGCAGACCATGCACGGTTTGCAGATCAGCGATGACGACCGCCGCACCCTGGTCAAATACCTGGCCGACACTCAAGGCCTCGCACCGAGCGAGACCGAGGGGGTGCGTTACGCGCTGGAACGCCGCCTCAACACCGTCGAAACGTTTGACGAGCAGACCAGCCAGATGTGCGGGCGCTGCCACTCCGGTGCACGGGTGGCCCTGCAACGTCGACCGGCTCAGGAGTGGGAGCGCCTGGTGAACTTCCACCTCGGCCACTGGCCGTCTTTGGAGTACCAGGCGCTGTCTCGCGACCGCGACTGGTTTGAGCTGGCCCGTAAAGAGATGGTGCCGCTGCTGGCCAAGCGTTACCCGTTGGACAACCCGGCCTGGAAAAACTGGTTGAGCAGCGCACCGAAAGCACAAGCGCTGGTGGGCGACTGGAGCTTTAGCGGCCACCTGCCCGGTAAAGGCGAACTGGCCGGGGTAATGAGCGTCAGCGCCGATGGCAGTGACACCTTCAAGGTCAGCGTCAAAGGCCAGTACGCCGACGGCAGCCCGTTCAATGGCGACGGCAGTGCGATTCTTTACAGCGGTTATGAATGGCGCGGCAACGTCAGCCTCGATGGCGTAACTATGCGTCAGGTATTCGCCGCCCAAGGCAGTGCCATGCAAGGCCGGATGTTCGAGGCTGAGCACGATGAGCGGGGCCTGGATTTCGTCGCGGCCAAGCAGGGCAGCAGCCGTTTGCTGGCGGTGCAGCCAGGCTATCTGAAAGCGGGCAGCGAAACCGAAGTCACCTTGATCGGCAGTGGTCTGACGGGGCAGCCAAGTTTTGGCAAAGGCGTGGACGTGGTCGAGGTACTGGAGCAAACGCCTGCACGCCTGCGCGTCAAACTCAAGGCGGCTGAAAATGCCCAGCCGGGGCTGCGCAACGTCACCGTCGGCACGCTGAGCGGTCCGACCCTGTCGGTCTACAGCAATATTGCCGAAGTCAAAGTAGTGCCCGCGTTCTCGGTGGCACGGATAGGTGACGGCGGGGGTTCGACACCGAAGGTTCAGGGGCGTTTCGACGCTGAAGCCTGGGGCAAGGACGTCGATGGCAAACCGTATCGCATCGGTGTGTTCCCGGCGCAGTGGTCGGTGCAAGCATTCGACGACCGCGCCAAGGAAGACGAAGACGTCAAGTTTGCCGGCACCATTCAGGCCGATACCGGGGTGTTCACACCGGGCGATGCCGGGCCGAACCCAGCACGCAAAATGTCCACCAACAATGCCGGCAACCTCAAGGTGATCGCTGCCGTCGACGACGCAGGGACGTCGCTGACTGGCGAAGGCCACATGATTGTGACCGTGCAACGCTGGAACAACCCGCCCATTCCTTGA
- a CDS encoding aldehyde dehydrogenase family protein, translating to MSLPSLLPATTAFIQRAPRMLIGAEWVEASDGQTMPLHNPASGEVLCWVPRATPDDVDRAVRAARQAFDESAWSRTRPRERQNLLWKLADLMQRDAEVLAQLECLNNGKSAAVAQAMDVQLSIDFLRYMAGWATKIEGSCVEVSLPLMPDDQFHSFIRREAVGVVGAIVAWNFPLLLACWKLGPALATGCTVVLKPADETPLTALKLAELVLEAGYPSGVFNVVTGTGITAGSALTHNPLVDKLTFTGSTTVGKEIGKVAMDSMTRVTLELGGKSPTIVMADADLNSAAAGAANAIFFNQGQVCCAGSRLYVQRKHFDNVVADIAGIASAMKLGNGLDPSVQMGPLISARQQERVSRYIDMGRESGATIACGGNRFGPGFFVEPTVIADVDQNHALVQEEIFGPVLVAIPFDDEADALRMANDSPYGLGASIWSNDLAAVHRMIPRIKSGSVWVNCHSALDPALPFGGYKMSGVGREMGYAAIEHYTELKSVLIKL from the coding sequence ATGTCGCTCCCCTCCCTACTCCCCGCAACCACTGCGTTTATCCAACGCGCGCCGCGCATGCTGATCGGCGCCGAATGGGTCGAGGCTAGCGATGGCCAGACCATGCCATTGCACAACCCGGCCAGCGGTGAGGTGCTGTGCTGGGTACCTCGGGCGACCCCGGACGACGTTGATCGCGCAGTACGTGCGGCGCGTCAGGCCTTCGATGAGTCCGCCTGGAGCCGAACCCGGCCTCGGGAGCGGCAGAACCTGTTGTGGAAGCTTGCCGACCTGATGCAGCGCGACGCCGAAGTGCTGGCCCAGCTGGAATGCCTGAACAACGGTAAAAGCGCGGCGGTGGCGCAGGCCATGGATGTGCAACTGTCCATCGACTTCCTGCGCTACATGGCGGGTTGGGCAACCAAGATTGAAGGTTCATGTGTCGAAGTATCATTACCGCTGATGCCGGACGATCAATTCCACAGCTTTATCCGCCGAGAAGCAGTGGGTGTGGTCGGCGCCATCGTCGCCTGGAATTTTCCGCTGCTGCTGGCCTGCTGGAAACTCGGTCCGGCGCTGGCCACGGGCTGCACCGTGGTGCTCAAGCCCGCCGACGAAACCCCACTGACAGCGCTGAAACTGGCAGAACTGGTGCTCGAAGCCGGCTACCCGAGTGGGGTGTTCAACGTGGTCACCGGCACCGGCATCACCGCAGGCTCCGCCCTGACCCACAACCCATTGGTGGACAAACTGACATTCACCGGGTCCACGACGGTGGGCAAGGAAATCGGCAAGGTCGCCATGGACTCCATGACCCGGGTCACCCTGGAACTGGGTGGCAAGTCACCGACTATCGTCATGGCCGACGCCGACCTGAACAGTGCCGCAGCGGGCGCCGCCAACGCCATCTTCTTTAACCAGGGTCAAGTCTGCTGTGCCGGTTCCAGGCTGTATGTGCAGCGCAAACACTTCGACAATGTCGTGGCCGATATCGCCGGCATTGCCAGCGCCATGAAACTCGGCAATGGCCTGGACCCGAGTGTACAGATGGGGCCACTGATCTCGGCCCGCCAGCAGGAGCGGGTCTCGCGCTATATCGACATGGGTCGTGAAAGCGGCGCAACCATTGCCTGCGGTGGCAACCGGTTCGGGCCGGGTTTCTTTGTCGAACCAACGGTGATCGCCGACGTCGATCAAAACCACGCGCTGGTGCAAGAGGAAATCTTCGGTCCGGTGCTGGTGGCGATTCCGTTCGACGACGAAGCCGATGCCCTGCGCATGGCCAATGACAGCCCCTATGGTCTGGGCGCAAGCATCTGGTCCAACGACCTGGCGGCGGTGCACCGGATGATTCCACGGATCAAGTCTGGCTCGGTGTGGGTCAACTGCCACAGCGCCCTGGACCCGGCGCTGCCGTTTGGTGGCTACAAGATGTCGGGGGTGGGCAGAGAAATGGGCTATGCCGCGATTGAGCATTACACCGAGTTGAAGTCGGTGTTGATCAAGCTGTGA
- the qhpG gene encoding flavin-dependent monooxygenase QhpG, translated as MSAMLILGAGPAGAAVALGLRRLGYDVTLVSDWRRFAALEGVSVRVLDALRGAGLTHALEGATLPSQRQVSWNAQQHAQNIEFLLDRPRFDRGLREDLRLAGVELIEGRVMAVHSEASGHRVSVEGRAAITADFLVESRGRQAPAGGKGLRGPETVSLLNRWQGAAGKNASAVESLEDGWAWMARQANGQCYWQLTVDVASAELPGKAQLLDYCRARRQASALAQALFGGVPERDLQLHARSSTAILGPQVCGDNWIRVGDAAMAVDPLSGNGIFQSLSSALQAPAVINTLIRAPERAALAQQFHQQRVEQLFLRFARIGRDFYADEQRWPEQPFWRARQRWPDAEPAHPQPDFSSLRIQRAPVLRDGLVEEAEVVVTADQPLGVWHLQGVELAPLLRRLQIQPAQQALADLTVEQGKRVRSWLLGQGYRP; from the coding sequence ATGAGCGCGATGTTGATTCTTGGTGCTGGTCCGGCCGGGGCGGCGGTGGCGCTGGGCTTGCGACGGCTTGGCTACGACGTGACGCTGGTCAGTGACTGGCGACGATTTGCGGCGCTCGAAGGCGTATCGGTGCGAGTGCTCGATGCCCTGCGCGGCGCGGGGCTTACCCATGCATTGGAAGGCGCGACGCTGCCTTCGCAGCGCCAGGTGTCCTGGAATGCTCAGCAGCATGCGCAAAACATCGAGTTCTTGCTGGACCGTCCGCGCTTTGATCGAGGCCTTCGCGAGGACCTGCGCCTGGCCGGTGTCGAATTGATAGAAGGGCGGGTCATGGCCGTGCATTCAGAGGCGTCGGGCCATCGGGTGTCCGTCGAAGGGCGGGCAGCGATTACTGCAGACTTTCTGGTGGAGTCGCGGGGGCGCCAGGCCCCGGCAGGTGGCAAGGGGCTGCGCGGGCCGGAAACCGTCAGCCTGCTCAACCGTTGGCAAGGTGCAGCGGGCAAAAACGCGAGTGCGGTCGAAAGCCTTGAAGACGGCTGGGCCTGGATGGCGCGGCAGGCCAATGGTCAATGTTATTGGCAGTTGACGGTAGATGTGGCCAGTGCCGAGCTGCCGGGCAAAGCGCAGTTGCTGGATTACTGTCGAGCTCGGCGCCAGGCATCGGCGTTGGCGCAGGCGCTATTTGGCGGTGTGCCGGAACGCGATTTGCAGTTGCATGCCCGCAGCAGCACGGCGATTCTCGGCCCACAGGTCTGCGGCGATAACTGGATTCGAGTTGGCGATGCAGCGATGGCGGTTGATCCGCTGTCGGGAAACGGGATCTTCCAGTCCTTGTCTTCAGCGTTGCAGGCACCGGCGGTTATCAATACCTTGATCCGCGCACCAGAACGTGCGGCGCTGGCCCAGCAGTTTCATCAGCAGCGGGTCGAGCAGTTGTTTTTGCGTTTCGCCCGAATCGGCCGCGATTTCTATGCCGATGAACAGCGCTGGCCGGAGCAGCCGTTCTGGCGCGCTCGTCAGCGCTGGCCGGATGCAGAACCTGCACACCCACAGCCAGACTTCTCCTCGCTACGGATACAGCGTGCGCCGGTGTTGCGCGACGGCTTGGTGGAGGAGGCCGAGGTGGTGGTCACGGCGGATCAGCCGCTGGGAGTCTGGCATTTGCAGGGGGTTGAGCTGGCGCCGTTGTTGCGGCGCTTGCAAATCCAGCCAGCGCAACAGGCGCTGGCGGATTTGACCGTGGAGCAGGGGAAAAGGGTGCGTAGCTGGCTATTAGGGCAAGGCTATCGACCGTAA
- the qhpE gene encoding subtilisin-like serine protease QhpE, with protein sequence MKSELRVGIVDSGHSLAQRPRVVAGRRFYLVADGLAEAPLRDDPLGHGSAVIDAISLRAPSAMFCVAQVFDQRGVTSALQIATAIDWLVAQEVRLINLSLGLRQDRSLLREACAAAQERGVLLCASSPAQGAAVFPASYPGVLRITGDARCEAHEWSWLNSQQADFAACVRGTPAGQSGASLGCAALSGHIARFLVEHDDGNHRQIIEWLRENARYHGPERRVWA encoded by the coding sequence ATGAAGTCTGAGCTACGGGTCGGTATTGTCGACAGCGGGCATTCGTTGGCGCAGCGACCCCGGGTGGTGGCTGGCCGACGTTTCTATTTGGTGGCCGACGGCCTGGCTGAGGCACCATTGCGTGATGACCCGTTGGGCCACGGTAGTGCGGTAATCGATGCCATCAGTCTGCGAGCCCCCTCGGCAATGTTTTGCGTTGCGCAGGTATTCGATCAGCGCGGGGTGACCAGCGCCCTGCAGATCGCCACGGCCATTGATTGGTTGGTTGCGCAGGAGGTCCGGTTGATCAACCTGAGCCTGGGGCTGCGTCAAGACCGCAGCCTGTTGCGCGAAGCCTGTGCGGCGGCGCAGGAACGTGGGGTGCTGCTTTGTGCGTCCAGCCCGGCGCAGGGCGCGGCGGTGTTTCCAGCGAGCTACCCGGGGGTGCTGCGGATCACCGGCGATGCGCGTTGTGAGGCGCATGAGTGGTCATGGCTCAACAGCCAACAGGCGGATTTCGCCGCCTGCGTGCGCGGCACCCCTGCGGGGCAATCCGGCGCGAGCCTGGGCTGCGCGGCGTTGAGCGGGCATATCGCTCGTTTCCTGGTCGAGCATGACGATGGCAACCATCGGCAAATAATTGAATGGTTGCGCGAGAACGCCCGTTATCACGGCCCTGAACGGCGCGTCTGGGCATGA
- a CDS encoding ABC transporter ATP-binding protein — MPRLIVRLIESHNPEALQAALRWLYSFVRPQRLAIVGLLGLSICASALVLVQPWLTKLLIDDGLLARNFPMLALIAGLMIVAGLLGTLLSGINRYLHTRLSGRILFALRDDLYRHLQTLSPSFYSQRRIGDLMSRLDGDVAEIQRFAVDSLYSAVSSVIGLVVAVAMLVTLSWKLSLLVLVLIPLDVLWLRWMRRKVERDVRQLRERSADMSSFMVETLPVMKFIQSAGQQQREARRLQRLGQRYMDQLLRLQVTEFFTQAVPGTLTSWSRACAFLIGGYWVVQGTWQLGALIAFSTYLGMAVGPVQSLLGLYVAIQRMTVSLGRVMELRGEAPSVITPVDPQPMPTSGELCFQSVHFGHPGRPTTLRGIDALIPFGLKVALSGSSGVGKTTLIDLLQRHHDPQSGQVLLNGIDLRDLDVFELRRRIAVVSQDIVLFRGSLADNLSYSVPAASRAAIAEVARLAQLDSLIESLPEGLDSPLGERGQQLSGGQKQRIAIARALLQDPLILVLDEATSAVDEATERDVIEAIDGLFAGRTRILISHRSATLADADLRFELVDGVLRSSQVLHEV; from the coding sequence ATCCCGCGCCTGATTGTTCGGCTGATCGAGAGCCACAACCCTGAAGCCCTGCAAGCCGCCTTGCGCTGGCTCTACAGCTTTGTGCGCCCCCAGCGTCTGGCGATTGTCGGGTTACTCGGCTTGTCGATCTGTGCGTCGGCACTGGTGCTGGTGCAACCCTGGCTGACCAAGCTGCTGATCGACGATGGGCTGCTGGCGCGCAACTTTCCCATGCTGGCGCTGATCGCCGGGCTGATGATCGTGGCTGGGCTGCTGGGAACGCTGCTATCGGGGATCAACCGCTACCTGCACACGCGGCTGTCCGGGCGCATTCTGTTTGCCCTGCGCGATGACCTGTATCGGCATTTGCAAACCCTGTCGCCCAGTTTTTACAGCCAGCGGCGCATCGGTGACCTGATGTCGCGCCTTGACGGCGATGTTGCAGAGATTCAACGTTTTGCCGTGGATTCGCTGTATTCGGCGGTGTCGAGCGTGATCGGCCTGGTGGTTGCCGTCGCGATGCTGGTGACCCTGTCGTGGAAACTGTCGCTGCTGGTGCTGGTGCTGATTCCCCTCGACGTGCTCTGGTTGCGCTGGATGCGGCGCAAGGTCGAGCGCGATGTGCGCCAGTTGCGTGAGCGCTCGGCAGACATGTCATCGTTCATGGTCGAGACGTTGCCAGTGATGAAATTCATCCAGTCCGCCGGCCAGCAGCAACGTGAGGCACGTCGGTTGCAGAGGTTGGGGCAACGTTACATGGACCAGTTGCTGCGCCTGCAGGTGACCGAGTTTTTCACCCAGGCGGTCCCCGGTACGTTGACCTCGTGGTCCCGTGCCTGCGCGTTTTTGATCGGTGGCTATTGGGTGGTGCAGGGCACGTGGCAGCTCGGTGCGTTGATCGCGTTTTCCACTTATTTGGGCATGGCGGTGGGGCCGGTGCAGAGCTTGCTCGGTTTGTACGTGGCCATCCAGCGCATGACCGTCAGCCTTGGCCGGGTCATGGAATTGCGCGGTGAGGCCCCTAGCGTCATCACGCCAGTCGACCCACAGCCAATGCCGACATCGGGTGAGCTGTGTTTCCAGTCCGTACATTTCGGCCATCCTGGGCGCCCGACGACCTTGCGCGGCATCGATGCGCTGATCCCTTTCGGCCTGAAAGTCGCCCTGAGCGGCAGCTCTGGCGTCGGCAAGACGACGCTGATCGATCTGCTGCAACGCCACCACGATCCACAGTCCGGCCAGGTGTTGCTCAATGGCATCGACTTGCGCGATCTGGACGTGTTCGAGCTGCGACGGCGGATCGCCGTGGTCAGTCAGGATATTGTGCTGTTTCGGGGCAGCCTGGCGGACAACCTGTCCTACAGCGTGCCCGCTGCCAGCCGCGCGGCCATTGCTGAAGTGGCGCGCCTGGCGCAACTCGACAGCCTGATCGAATCCTTGCCTGAAGGCCTCGACAGCCCGTTGGGTGAGCGCGGACAGCAGCTGTCGGGAGGGCAGAAACAGCGGATCGCCATCGCCCGCGCCTTGCTCCAAGATCCCTTGATTCTGGTGCTCGATGAAGCCACTTCGGCGGTCGATGAAGCCACGGAGCGTGACGTGATCGAAGCCATCGACGGACTGTTCGCCGGGCGTACGCGGATACTTATCAGCCACCGTTCGGCGACGCTGGCGGATGCCGACCTGCGCTTTGAATTGGTGGACGGCGTACTCAGGTCATCGCAGGTGTTGCATGAAGTCTGA
- a CDS encoding sigma-54-dependent Fis family transcriptional regulator, which produces MAQDIQTIMAADPLHEARQVRLRLANEGRLPQGILREEIDASWRRSLSYGVNCLDDETVALQQDLDLQMLLANNRLLIDAVTPELEYLVSQQGAGGLIILGDAGANLLAVEGQTEFLERQGLRDLKPGSCWSESLRGTNAIGTAVVEGRPTLINCGEHYLDCLSSYSCISVPVKDPHGRVMGVLDLTRDGIMTQPQDGLATLMMAASHIESRLFSICYPEHLVLAFHSRGQYLGSSWHGLLALSLDGELLAANDQACSLLQMTRQSLLGLHSSDLLGSRSMQFIARLVQGEVRSAQTAKGELFFKALQVPRHSHFAGAISAPRSPVAKPQVLDELAGGDSRLARALRMACRGMAGELPVLLLGETGTGKEVVARALHQASERAEKPFVAVNCAAIPDGLIESELFGYREGAFTGSRKGGMVGRLMQAHGGTLFLDEIGDMPLSLQARLLRVLQERKVAPLGAGEEQTIDVALICATHRDLKHLVASKQFREDLFYRINGISVMLPALRERSDFGTLVNRLLEKLAAPTTTLDEELNTLLSGYHWPGNTRQLEMVLRTALTMREPEDRVLTLDHLPDSLLDELSASERPASGCIREQELELIRRSLDAHQGNVSATADALGISRATLYRKLKQLRS; this is translated from the coding sequence ATGGCACAAGACATTCAAACAATAATGGCTGCCGATCCACTGCATGAGGCACGGCAGGTGCGTCTCAGACTGGCCAATGAGGGCCGCTTACCCCAGGGTATTTTGCGTGAAGAAATAGACGCGTCCTGGCGTCGTAGCCTGAGTTACGGGGTGAACTGCCTGGACGACGAGACGGTGGCTTTACAACAAGACCTCGACTTGCAGATGCTGCTGGCCAACAATCGCCTGTTGATTGATGCGGTGACGCCCGAGCTGGAATACCTGGTCAGCCAGCAGGGCGCCGGGGGGCTGATCATCCTCGGCGATGCCGGTGCCAATCTTCTGGCTGTCGAGGGCCAAACCGAATTCCTCGAAAGGCAAGGTTTGCGTGACCTCAAACCGGGCAGTTGCTGGAGCGAGTCGCTACGCGGAACCAATGCCATCGGCACCGCAGTGGTGGAAGGGCGGCCGACCCTGATCAACTGCGGTGAACACTATCTCGATTGCCTGAGCAGCTACTCCTGCATTTCGGTGCCGGTCAAAGACCCGCACGGCCGGGTGATGGGCGTGCTCGACCTGACCCGCGACGGCATCATGACCCAACCCCAGGATGGACTGGCCACGTTGATGATGGCGGCAAGTCATATCGAGAGCCGGCTATTCAGTATCTGCTACCCCGAACACCTGGTGTTGGCCTTCCACAGCCGCGGGCAGTATCTCGGTTCCTCCTGGCATGGGCTGCTGGCGTTGAGCCTTGACGGGGAGCTGCTGGCCGCTAACGATCAGGCCTGCAGTCTGCTGCAGATGACGCGCCAATCGTTGCTGGGCCTGCACAGCAGTGATCTGTTGGGCAGCCGCTCGATGCAATTCATCGCGCGTTTGGTGCAAGGCGAGGTTAGGAGCGCTCAGACCGCCAAAGGCGAGCTTTTTTTCAAGGCCCTTCAGGTGCCGCGCCACAGCCACTTCGCCGGTGCCATTTCGGCGCCCCGTTCTCCGGTTGCCAAGCCTCAGGTGCTCGACGAACTGGCCGGTGGCGATAGCCGATTGGCTCGCGCCTTGCGCATGGCTTGCCGAGGAATGGCAGGAGAGCTTCCCGTGCTGTTGCTGGGTGAGACCGGCACCGGTAAGGAGGTGGTGGCGCGAGCCTTGCACCAGGCCAGCGAACGGGCGGAAAAGCCCTTCGTAGCGGTGAACTGCGCGGCGATTCCGGACGGCTTGATCGAGTCGGAACTGTTCGGTTACCGCGAAGGTGCGTTTACCGGTTCACGCAAGGGCGGCATGGTCGGGCGGCTGATGCAGGCACACGGCGGTACGCTGTTTCTCGACGAGATCGGCGACATGCCGCTCAGCCTCCAGGCGAGACTGTTGCGTGTTCTACAGGAGCGCAAAGTGGCGCCGCTGGGGGCGGGGGAGGAGCAGACGATCGACGTCGCACTGATCTGCGCCACGCACAGAGACCTCAAGCACCTGGTAGCGAGCAAGCAGTTTCGCGAAGACCTGTTCTATCGGATCAACGGTATCAGCGTGATGTTACCGGCTCTTCGTGAACGAAGCGATTTCGGCACGTTGGTAAACCGGTTGCTGGAAAAGTTGGCGGCGCCGACGACCACGCTCGACGAGGAACTGAACACGTTATTGAGCGGCTATCACTGGCCAGGCAATACGCGTCAACTCGAGATGGTCCTGCGCACCGCGCTGACCATGCGTGAGCCAGAGGACAGGGTGCTGACGCTCGACCATTTGCCCGACAGCCTGCTGGACGAGCTGAGCGCCAGCGAGCGGCCCGCGAGCGGCTGTATCCGCGAGCAGGAGCTGGAACTGATTCGCCGGTCCCTTGATGCACACCAAGGCAACGTTTCGGCCACCGCTGACGCCCTGGGCATCAGTCGCGCGACGCTGTACCGCAAGCTAAAGCAGTTGCGCTCATGA